From a region of the Latilactobacillus sakei genome:
- a CDS encoding exodeoxyribonuclease VII large subunit, producing the protein MVKPTDYLTVTALTQYLKAKFERDPYLDRVYLTGEISNFRLRPNAHQYFSLKDNKAKISAIMFKSAFEKVKFTPEEGMKVLVVGRISLYEASGNYQIYVERMEPDGLGALYQAYEQLKAKLATEGLFDLPKQPLVRFPKRIAVITSPSGAVIRDIITTTQRRYPIAQLVLFPALVQGDGAADVLVERLKQINEQGDFDTIIIGRGGGSIEDLWPFNEERVARAIVASQIPVISSVGHETDTTIADLVADVRAATPTAAAELATPVLTDEILKLQQQRLRLYQAFSKTVALNKKQLDHLQNSYVLKQPKRLYDGYLQNVDQLQRRLLTAQQQLLKDRRQQVQLLQQRLTAQSPLMAVQQAQKDITEQQRRLNQAMNRLMADRRQKAVQAITALDLVSPLKILGRGFAYVTDDQQQVLKKVADFKAQQPIELHVQDGLVTAEVIAIHKGED; encoded by the coding sequence GTGGTTAAACCAACTGATTATTTAACAGTCACCGCTTTAACGCAATATTTGAAGGCTAAATTTGAACGTGATCCGTATTTGGATCGGGTTTATTTGACTGGTGAAATTTCTAACTTTCGTCTAAGACCTAATGCGCATCAATATTTTAGTTTGAAGGATAATAAGGCTAAAATTAGTGCGATTATGTTTAAGTCGGCCTTTGAAAAGGTGAAGTTTACGCCGGAAGAAGGGATGAAGGTCCTTGTTGTGGGGCGGATTTCATTATATGAAGCCTCTGGTAATTATCAAATCTACGTTGAACGTATGGAACCCGATGGCTTAGGTGCGCTGTACCAAGCCTATGAGCAATTAAAGGCGAAGTTAGCAACAGAAGGGTTGTTTGATTTACCTAAGCAACCTTTGGTACGTTTTCCCAAACGGATTGCGGTGATTACGAGTCCTTCTGGGGCAGTGATTCGCGATATTATTACGACTACCCAACGGCGCTATCCGATCGCACAGTTAGTGTTATTCCCGGCGCTTGTCCAAGGTGACGGAGCAGCTGATGTTTTAGTCGAGCGACTTAAACAAATTAATGAACAGGGCGACTTCGATACGATTATTATCGGTCGAGGGGGTGGCTCGATTGAAGATTTATGGCCGTTTAATGAAGAACGGGTGGCGCGGGCGATTGTGGCCAGTCAGATTCCGGTCATTTCATCAGTGGGTCATGAAACCGATACGACGATTGCTGATTTGGTCGCGGATGTTCGAGCCGCAACACCAACTGCGGCTGCCGAATTAGCAACACCTGTTTTAACGGATGAAATTTTAAAATTACAACAACAGCGTTTACGGTTATACCAAGCCTTTTCAAAAACCGTTGCGCTTAATAAAAAACAACTCGATCATTTGCAAAATAGTTATGTTCTAAAACAACCTAAACGTTTATATGATGGGTATCTTCAAAATGTTGACCAACTACAACGGCGATTATTGACCGCACAACAGCAATTGTTAAAAGATCGGCGCCAACAGGTCCAATTGTTGCAACAACGATTAACGGCTCAATCACCACTGATGGCGGTCCAACAAGCGCAAAAAGATATTACTGAACAACAACGACGTTTAAACCAAGCGATGAATCGTTTAATGGCCGATCGCCGGCAAAAGGCTGTACAAGCCATTACAGCACTCGATTTGGTTAGTCCTTTGAAGATTTTAGGCCGCGGGTTCGCCTATGTGACGGATGATCAGCAACAAGTTCTGAAAAAAGTGGCTGACTTTAAGGCCCAACAACCGATTGAATTACACGTTCAAGATGGGTTAGTAACAGCTGAAGTTATCGCGATCCATAAAGGAGAAGATTAA
- a CDS encoding TetR family transcriptional regulator, whose product MVRESNSETTDPRVQRTKQQLRRALVELLKTATTKEISIQAITKQAQITRGTFYLHYEDKSDFIQKTVQDLIRDLYRTITVQNDKLVPPYQQINLLALFEYVERRQDAFKVFHKNDTSLAFKAQLTAEMRRLIEGYLTNLFQEATQADQIELSITADYLAGASLVLVFKWIEDGLVYSPRYMAKMLYQLIQMPNMAFNVAGFFVEA is encoded by the coding sequence ATGGTTCGTGAAAGTAATTCTGAAACGACCGACCCACGCGTCCAGCGAACAAAGCAACAGTTGCGTCGGGCGCTAGTTGAACTATTAAAAACAGCCACCACTAAAGAAATTTCAATTCAAGCCATTACGAAACAAGCGCAGATTACACGGGGGACTTTTTACCTTCATTATGAAGACAAAAGTGATTTCATCCAAAAAACAGTTCAGGATTTAATCCGGGATTTGTATCGGACGATTACAGTTCAAAATGACAAACTGGTGCCACCTTACCAACAGATTAATTTATTGGCCTTATTTGAATATGTTGAACGGCGTCAAGATGCCTTTAAAGTATTTCATAAAAATGATACGAGCTTAGCTTTTAAGGCGCAATTAACGGCTGAAATGCGCCGGTTAATTGAAGGCTACCTCACCAATTTATTTCAAGAAGCAACGCAAGCCGATCAGATTGAACTCAGCATTACCGCCGATTATTTAGCTGGGGCGAGTTTAGTGCTCGTCTTTAAATGGATTGAAGACGGTTTAGTCTATTCACCACGCTACATGGCCAAGATGCTTTATCAGCTCATTCAAATGCCGAACATGGCTTTTAACGTGGCGGGCTTCTTTGTTGAAGCATAA
- a CDS encoding N utilization substance protein B: protein MPNFNRHQIRQAAFQVLFTLNANQSLELEDAYQAVLTMDQFDAEEVTPVEVPAYLAFLVSGVTENQAALDAALTPYLKKGWQLSRLAKPDLIILRLGLFEMQNSTEAPAKVALNEALELAKQFTDDQAKGFINGVLSKFVEA, encoded by the coding sequence ATGCCTAATTTTAATCGACACCAAATTCGACAAGCAGCCTTCCAAGTGCTGTTTACCCTTAATGCGAATCAATCTTTAGAATTAGAGGATGCTTATCAAGCTGTTTTAACGATGGATCAATTTGATGCTGAAGAAGTCACACCAGTTGAAGTGCCTGCTTATTTGGCTTTCTTAGTATCAGGTGTGACTGAAAATCAAGCAGCCCTTGATGCAGCATTAACCCCTTATTTGAAAAAAGGTTGGCAACTTTCTCGGTTGGCAAAACCAGACCTTATTATTTTGCGATTAGGTTTGTTTGAAATGCAAAACTCAACCGAAGCACCTGCTAAAGTCGCTTTGAATGAAGCCCTTGAACTTGCAAAACAATTTACAGACGATCAAGCAAAAGGTTTTATCAACGGGGTTTTATCTAAATTCGTTGAAGCTTAG
- a CDS encoding guanylate kinase encodes MSNRGMLIVLSGPSGVGKGTVRQAMLEDEFRDFHYSVSMTTRKPRPGEQDGVDYYFVSKEEFEQEIANDGMLEYAQYVDNYYGTPMKYVNQTLESGRDVLLEIEVQGAMQVREKCPDGVFIFLTPPDLLELRNRIQKRGTDDQATIDKRMQKAADEIRMMENYDYAVVNDEIPNAVQRIEKIIESEHLRVPRVIDQYKKMIGE; translated from the coding sequence ATGTCCAATCGAGGAATGTTAATCGTTTTATCCGGCCCATCAGGGGTTGGTAAAGGAACTGTCCGTCAAGCAATGCTAGAAGATGAATTTCGTGATTTTCACTATTCAGTTTCAATGACGACTAGAAAGCCAAGACCAGGCGAACAAGATGGTGTTGACTACTATTTTGTGAGCAAAGAAGAATTCGAGCAAGAAATTGCAAATGATGGTATGCTAGAGTATGCACAGTATGTTGATAATTATTACGGCACACCGATGAAGTATGTCAATCAAACCTTAGAATCAGGTCGCGATGTCTTATTAGAAATCGAAGTCCAAGGTGCAATGCAGGTACGAGAAAAATGTCCAGATGGCGTGTTTATCTTTTTAACACCGCCTGATTTATTGGAATTACGCAATCGTATCCAAAAACGAGGCACTGATGATCAAGCAACGATTGATAAGCGCATGCAAAAAGCAGCCGACGAAATTCGGATGATGGAAAATTATGATTACGCTGTTGTCAATGATGAAATTCCAAATGCCGTTCAACGGATTGAAAAGATTATTGAGAGTGAACACCTACGAGTACCACGTGTGATTGATCAATATAAGAAAATGATAGGGGAATAA
- a CDS encoding 50S ribosomal protein L27: MLQMNLQFFSHHKGGGSTTNGRNSAGRRLGSKRADGQTVTAGSILYRQRGTKIHPGENVGRGGDDTLFALVEGVVRFERFGKNKKKVSVYTAEAK, translated from the coding sequence ATGTTACAAATGAATTTACAATTCTTCTCTCACCATAAGGGTGGCGGTTCAACAACTAACGGCCGTAACTCTGCAGGTCGTCGTTTAGGTTCTAAACGTGCTGATGGCCAAACTGTTACAGCTGGTTCAATCCTTTACCGTCAACGCGGTACAAAGATTCACCCAGGTGAAAATGTTGGTCGCGGTGGCGATGACACATTATTTGCTCTTGTCGAAGGTGTCGTTCGTTTCGAACGTTTCGGTAAAAACAAGAAGAAAGTTTCTGTTTATACAGCAGAAGCTAAATAA
- a CDS encoding ribosomal-processing cysteine protease Prp has translation MIKADFIVNADSQIISFQITGHADSGPYGSDIVCAAVSAVSIGTINSLQKLAGFEPEVEADNLNGGLLTCQVPATVTGQALATAQILLQNLQLTLEDITQQYGQYIQVQTKRK, from the coding sequence ATGATTAAGGCTGACTTTATCGTCAATGCGGATTCGCAAATTATTTCTTTTCAAATTACGGGTCATGCTGACTCGGGTCCTTACGGGAGTGATATCGTTTGTGCAGCTGTTTCAGCCGTCTCAATTGGGACGATTAACAGTTTGCAAAAGCTCGCTGGTTTTGAACCAGAGGTAGAAGCAGATAACCTAAATGGTGGTTTGTTAACCTGTCAAGTGCCGGCAACGGTTACGGGACAAGCTTTGGCAACCGCGCAAATTCTCTTGCAGAATTTGCAACTGACGCTCGAAGATATTACGCAACAATATGGGCAGTACATTCAAGTACAAACAAAACGTAAATAG
- a CDS encoding bifunctional methylenetetrahydrofolate dehydrogenase/methenyltetrahydrofolate cyclohydrolase FolD, which produces MELLDGRVLANELTQAQQAAVERLKQQGVTPKLVVIMVGDDPASAIYTQSKQKRATKIGMASELKRLPAETTEAELLALVKTLNDDHSVDGILVQLPLPKQINEDHVIQAIDAQKDVDGFSPVNIGQLWLNQPGLVACTPNGIMCLLAAHKIDVAGKNVVIVGRSNIVGRPLAALMLNANATVTIAHSRTANLKALTKTADILVAAIGKPHFFGVDAVKEGAVVIDVGINRLEDGSVTGDVDFEALQTHVSAMTPVPRGVGPMTITMLMEQTIEIAKERVKRG; this is translated from the coding sequence TTGGAATTACTAGATGGGCGAGTACTGGCCAATGAACTAACACAGGCACAACAAGCAGCAGTTGAAAGACTTAAACAACAAGGGGTAACACCCAAACTAGTGGTCATCATGGTCGGTGATGATCCAGCGAGTGCGATTTATACGCAAAGTAAACAAAAAAGAGCCACTAAAATTGGGATGGCATCAGAACTGAAGCGCCTTCCGGCTGAAACGACCGAAGCTGAATTGTTGGCTTTAGTGAAGACGCTGAATGACGATCATAGCGTTGATGGTATTTTGGTACAATTGCCGTTACCCAAACAAATTAATGAAGATCATGTCATCCAAGCAATCGACGCCCAAAAAGACGTTGATGGCTTTAGTCCCGTTAATATTGGGCAATTATGGCTTAACCAACCAGGTTTAGTGGCTTGTACCCCCAATGGGATTATGTGTTTATTGGCAGCCCACAAGATCGATGTGGCTGGTAAAAACGTTGTGATTGTTGGTCGGAGTAATATCGTTGGGCGGCCTTTGGCGGCATTGATGCTCAATGCTAACGCGACCGTAACGATTGCCCACAGTCGCACAGCGAATCTAAAAGCTTTAACGAAAACGGCCGATATTTTGGTGGCCGCTATTGGTAAGCCGCACTTTTTTGGTGTTGATGCGGTCAAAGAAGGCGCAGTGGTGATTGACGTCGGGATTAATCGTCTCGAAGACGGTTCAGTGACTGGCGACGTTGATTTCGAAGCCCTTCAAACGCACGTCAGCGCAATGACCCCAGTGCCACGAGGTGTGGGGCCAATGACGATTACAATGTTAATGGAACAAACGATTGAAATTGCAAAGGAACGTGTCAAACGTGGTTAA
- the rplU gene encoding 50S ribosomal protein L21: MYAIIKTGGKQYKVEAGQAIYVEKLAAEAGEKVTFDQVILVGGETTKVGTPNIDGVTVDGTVEKQGREKKVVTFKYKPKKHSHQKKGHRQPYTKVMIDAINA; encoded by the coding sequence ATGTACGCAATTATCAAAACAGGTGGCAAACAATATAAGGTAGAAGCTGGTCAAGCAATCTACGTTGAAAAGTTAGCCGCAGAAGCTGGCGAAAAAGTAACTTTTGATCAAGTTATTTTAGTTGGTGGTGAAACAACTAAGGTTGGTACACCAAACATTGATGGTGTTACTGTTGATGGTACTGTTGAAAAACAAGGGCGCGAAAAGAAAGTTGTTACTTTCAAATACAAACCTAAGAAACACAGTCATCAAAAGAAGGGTCATCGTCAACCATATACTAAAGTGATGATCGACGCTATCAACGCTTAA
- a CDS encoding TlyA family rRNA (cytidine-2'-O)-methyltransferase, with protein MKKERVDVLLVQQGLFESREQGKRAIMAGEVYGKNDERIDKPGEKIDAETVLRVKGHKIPYVGRGALKLAKAIDVFDIDLKDKLTLDIGSSTGGFTDVALRNGARRCYALDVGYNQLAWKLREDPRVVVMERVNFRYSQPEDFTDGLPDFAMTDVSFISLHKILVPLKPILKPNCDAVALIKPQFEAGPANVGKNGIVRDPKVHKNVVTDIVNFSLATGYDVLGLDFSPIKGGEGNIEFLIHLRNTEAQTGTLADTVNIDAVLERAYAELKRPSGK; from the coding sequence ATGAAAAAAGAACGGGTAGACGTACTATTAGTACAGCAAGGTTTATTTGAATCACGGGAACAAGGTAAGCGGGCAATTATGGCTGGTGAAGTTTATGGGAAAAATGATGAACGAATCGACAAGCCCGGCGAAAAAATCGATGCTGAAACCGTATTAAGAGTTAAAGGCCACAAAATCCCATATGTGGGTCGGGGCGCTTTGAAATTGGCGAAAGCCATCGACGTTTTTGATATCGATCTTAAAGATAAATTGACGCTAGATATCGGTTCATCAACAGGTGGGTTCACCGATGTTGCGTTGCGCAATGGCGCACGCCGCTGTTATGCGCTTGACGTAGGTTATAATCAATTGGCTTGGAAGTTGCGTGAAGATCCCCGCGTGGTGGTCATGGAACGGGTTAATTTCCGTTATAGCCAACCAGAAGACTTTACCGATGGGTTACCAGATTTTGCGATGACTGATGTTTCTTTTATTTCGTTGCATAAAATATTGGTACCTTTAAAGCCAATTCTTAAACCTAATTGTGATGCAGTTGCTCTGATTAAACCTCAATTTGAAGCCGGGCCAGCCAACGTGGGTAAAAATGGGATTGTCCGCGATCCTAAGGTTCATAAAAACGTTGTGACAGATATCGTCAACTTTAGTCTAGCAACGGGCTATGATGTTTTAGGACTTGATTTTTCACCGATTAAAGGTGGCGAAGGAAATATCGAGTTCTTAATTCATCTTAGAAATACAGAAGCACAGACAGGCACACTTGCTGATACCGTGAATATTGATGCGGTTTTAGAACGGGCTTATGCAGAATTAAAACGACCTTCCGGAAAATAA
- a CDS encoding Asp23/Gls24 family envelope stress response protein, which produces MAEETNIVLDTQENSLGKIQMAPEVVEVILGIAASQIEGVHQMRGTISSSINELFGRSNHGKGVTLKVVDGKVNADVYVYLNYGVSVPKVALAMQEALKEQLLFMTDLELAEVNVHVVGVVTEKTQNIIDPDDLFNDETPDLNGDQS; this is translated from the coding sequence ATGGCTGAAGAAACAAATATTGTATTAGATACGCAAGAAAATTCATTGGGTAAGATCCAAATGGCACCTGAAGTGGTGGAAGTCATTTTAGGCATTGCCGCAAGCCAAATTGAAGGCGTTCATCAGATGCGTGGCACGATTTCATCATCGATTAACGAATTATTTGGTCGTTCAAATCATGGTAAGGGCGTCACTTTAAAGGTAGTAGACGGTAAAGTTAATGCAGACGTTTACGTCTACCTTAACTATGGCGTTTCTGTCCCTAAAGTGGCCCTTGCGATGCAAGAAGCCTTGAAGGAACAGTTATTATTTATGACTGACTTAGAATTAGCGGAAGTCAACGTACATGTTGTTGGCGTCGTAACCGAAAAAACACAAAATATTATTGATCCAGATGATTTGTTTAACGATGAAACACCTGATCTAAATGGAGACCAATCTTAA
- a CDS encoding polyprenyl synthetase family protein: protein MTNFKQLAARELPQFDAYLKSELAKIQEPTLQKAMTYSVMAGGKRLRPLLLFAVLESAGQSFDETAFRAAGALELIHSYSLIHDDLPAMDNDDLRRGQPTNHKVFGEAEAILAGDGLLTLAFEWLATLSVTAEQRIELVRLLAQAAGANGMVAGQIEDIEGEQKTLTVAQLQQVHHLKTGCLIEVAVGMGAVLAQLDAAETAALRGFAQQFGLAFQIQDDILDVTSTTAEMGKAVHKDAAEHKNTFPILLGLPGAQAALHTTCQQAQQQLAQVTTFDRTLLNSFLDYFNE, encoded by the coding sequence ATGACTAATTTTAAACAATTAGCGGCCCGTGAATTACCGCAGTTTGATGCTTATTTAAAAAGTGAATTAGCCAAAATTCAAGAACCAACTTTACAAAAAGCGATGACATACTCAGTCATGGCAGGCGGCAAACGCTTGCGGCCGCTCTTGTTATTTGCAGTCTTAGAAAGTGCTGGTCAAAGCTTTGACGAGACAGCTTTTAGAGCTGCTGGTGCGCTGGAATTAATCCATAGTTACTCGTTAATCCATGATGACTTACCTGCAATGGACAACGATGATTTACGGCGCGGTCAGCCGACGAATCATAAGGTTTTTGGTGAAGCGGAGGCTATTTTGGCTGGCGATGGGTTATTAACACTGGCTTTTGAGTGGCTAGCGACATTGAGTGTGACGGCTGAACAACGAATCGAACTTGTTCGGTTACTGGCACAAGCGGCCGGTGCTAATGGCATGGTTGCTGGTCAAATTGAAGATATTGAAGGCGAACAAAAAACGTTGACGGTGGCGCAATTGCAACAAGTTCATCATCTTAAAACAGGTTGCTTAATTGAAGTCGCGGTGGGCATGGGTGCGGTCTTAGCCCAACTTGACGCTGCTGAAACGGCTGCTTTACGCGGTTTTGCGCAACAATTCGGCTTAGCCTTTCAGATTCAAGATGATATCTTAGATGTCACTAGTACCACTGCGGAAATGGGTAAAGCCGTCCATAAAGATGCTGCCGAACACAAGAATACCTTCCCCATTTTATTAGGGTTGCCCGGGGCTCAAGCAGCGCTCCACACGACTTGCCAACAAGCACAACAACAATTGGCACAAGTCACGACTTTTGATCGGACTTTATTAAATAGTTTTTTGGACTATTTCAACGAATAG
- the recN gene encoding DNA repair protein RecN has product MLQELVIHDFAIIDQLAISFDEGMTVLSGETGAGKSIIIDAVGLLAGGRGSQDFIRTGAKKATLEGLFTLPENGATAALLAEYGIEHDDQTILLQRDLALNGHNVCRINGHLVNTTTLKKIGETLVDIHGQNEHQELMYPDRHLGLLDEFAHTALIEAKAAYQETYQAYRQTEKALKKKQQNEQEWAQRLDMLKFQTNEIDAAQLQPDEESKLIEERAKLSNFQRINQALQASRAILSGEEGNALDQIAIAMNQMQEIAELDPEFKRIADNLQTGYYTLQDSGSDISREVDNLEWDEARLDEIEQRLETINNLEHKYGDSIPEILAYGAQITKELQDMQATEANASELEQQFEQQQAQLLQEAAVLSEKRRAAAQQLEKAVHQQLKALYMAKTVFKVEFTTVDDQQFMRSGRDKVEFYIQPNPGEKLRPLAKTASGGELSRLMLALKTIFSESQGVTSIIFDEVDTGVSGRVAQAIANKISEIAQHSQVLCITHLPQVAAMSDHQYQIQKQIKQNRTETSIQKVTGKKRVAELARMLAGTEVTELTLEHAQELVDLAETAKAQIRQA; this is encoded by the coding sequence ATGCTACAAGAATTAGTCATTCACGACTTTGCAATTATAGATCAATTAGCCATTAGTTTCGATGAAGGGATGACGGTTCTTTCTGGTGAAACAGGTGCCGGAAAATCGATTATTATTGATGCGGTTGGCTTGTTAGCTGGTGGCCGGGGCTCGCAGGATTTCATTCGAACTGGTGCGAAGAAAGCGACTCTGGAAGGGCTCTTTACGCTACCTGAAAATGGTGCGACGGCTGCACTTTTAGCTGAATATGGGATTGAACATGATGATCAAACCATTTTATTACAACGTGATTTAGCGTTAAACGGCCATAATGTTTGTCGGATCAATGGTCATTTGGTCAATACGACGACGCTTAAAAAGATTGGTGAAACATTAGTCGATATTCATGGTCAAAATGAACATCAAGAATTAATGTATCCGGATCGGCATTTAGGGTTACTAGATGAGTTTGCGCACACGGCATTAATAGAGGCTAAAGCAGCCTATCAAGAAACGTATCAAGCTTACCGGCAAACGGAAAAAGCGTTGAAGAAGAAACAACAAAATGAGCAAGAATGGGCCCAACGCCTTGATATGCTTAAATTTCAAACTAATGAAATTGATGCAGCGCAATTACAACCCGATGAAGAAAGTAAGCTAATCGAAGAACGCGCAAAACTTAGCAACTTCCAACGCATCAATCAGGCCTTGCAAGCTAGTCGTGCGATTTTATCTGGGGAAGAGGGCAATGCACTGGATCAAATTGCGATTGCAATGAACCAGATGCAAGAAATTGCGGAATTAGATCCTGAATTTAAAAGAATTGCCGATAATTTACAAACAGGCTACTATACACTACAAGATAGTGGTAGTGATATTAGTCGGGAAGTCGATAATCTTGAATGGGACGAAGCACGTTTGGATGAAATCGAACAGCGCTTAGAAACGATTAATAATCTCGAACATAAATATGGTGACTCAATTCCTGAAATTTTAGCTTATGGGGCGCAGATTACCAAAGAATTGCAAGATATGCAGGCCACAGAAGCTAACGCAAGCGAATTAGAGCAACAATTTGAACAACAACAGGCCCAATTGCTGCAAGAAGCAGCTGTTCTTTCTGAAAAACGCCGAGCAGCCGCCCAACAGTTGGAAAAGGCTGTTCATCAACAACTCAAAGCACTCTACATGGCTAAAACGGTTTTCAAAGTTGAATTTACCACGGTTGATGACCAACAATTTATGCGCAGTGGGCGGGATAAAGTTGAATTTTATATTCAACCTAATCCAGGTGAAAAGTTACGGCCACTTGCCAAGACAGCTTCTGGTGGGGAATTGTCACGATTGATGTTGGCTCTTAAAACAATTTTTTCAGAATCACAAGGTGTTACCAGCATTATTTTTGATGAAGTTGATACCGGGGTCAGCGGGCGTGTTGCGCAAGCCATTGCCAATAAGATTAGTGAAATTGCGCAACACTCACAAGTCCTCTGTATTACGCATTTGCCACAAGTAGCGGCGATGAGTGATCATCAATACCAAATTCAAAAACAAATTAAACAAAACCGCACAGAAACATCAATCCAAAAGGTAACTGGGAAAAAACGGGTTGCCGAATTGGCTCGGATGTTGGCGGGGACAGAAGTGACGGAATTAACACTAGAACACGCCCAAGAATTAGTGGACCTCGCGGAAACTGCTAAAGCGCAGATTAGACAAGCATAA
- a CDS encoding exodeoxyribonuclease VII small subunit, whose protein sequence is MAEKKLTFEENLAQLEVIVNELETGDVPLEKAMTAFQKGVKLSQTLEETLSQAEKTMAKVMADNGEEVPLDAEDQQ, encoded by the coding sequence ATGGCAGAAAAAAAATTAACGTTTGAAGAAAATTTAGCGCAATTAGAAGTGATCGTCAACGAATTGGAAACGGGCGATGTACCGCTTGAAAAAGCAATGACGGCCTTTCAAAAAGGCGTCAAGCTCAGCCAAACGCTCGAAGAAACATTGAGCCAAGCTGAAAAAACAATGGCTAAAGTAATGGCCGATAACGGTGAAGAAGTGCCATTAGATGCTGAGGATCAACAGTAA
- the argR gene encoding arginine repressor, which translates to MRKVDRQRLLRNLIQTHEIERQEDFVKLLQAEQIEVTQATISRDIKEMQLVKVPNADEGYHYSLPLEKKLDVKEKLRRTLRDAYVTHNQQDYFVVIKAHPGNAPAIASLLDQLQSEDIFGTIGGDDTVLIICKSEEQAKQFRLFIEDLLK; encoded by the coding sequence ATGCGTAAAGTAGACCGACAACGACTATTGAGAAACTTAATTCAAACTCATGAAATTGAACGCCAAGAAGATTTTGTTAAACTCTTACAGGCCGAACAAATTGAGGTCACGCAAGCCACGATTTCGCGTGATATCAAAGAAATGCAGTTGGTGAAAGTTCCTAATGCAGATGAAGGCTATCACTATAGCTTGCCACTTGAGAAAAAATTGGATGTTAAAGAAAAATTGCGGCGCACATTGCGCGATGCCTATGTGACCCATAATCAACAGGATTATTTTGTGGTGATTAAGGCGCATCCTGGTAATGCCCCCGCGATTGCGAGTTTATTAGATCAATTACAATCCGAAGATATTTTTGGGACAATTGGTGGCGATGACACAGTTCTGATTATTTGTAAATCTGAGGAACAAGCAAAACAATTCAGATTATTTATCGAAGACTTGCTAAAGTAA
- a CDS encoding DNA-directed RNA polymerase subunit omega: MIVYPSIDKLLENVNSRYSLAVLASKRAHQIEAGDLKMLSEYKSPKTVGMAMEEIAAGNVTVDPDSLMLEKDAEKMDKLSQKDGE, from the coding sequence ATGATTGTATATCCTTCAATTGATAAGTTACTAGAAAATGTTAACTCACGCTATTCATTAGCCGTTTTAGCAAGCAAGCGAGCACATCAAATCGAAGCTGGCGATTTGAAAATGTTATCAGAATATAAATCACCTAAAACTGTAGGGATGGCAATGGAAGAAATTGCTGCTGGCAATGTGACCGTTGATCCTGATTCATTAATGCTTGAAAAAGATGCTGAAAAAATGGATAAGCTTTCTCAAAAAGATGGCGAATAA
- the efp gene encoding elongation factor P, translating into MLSVNDFKNGLTIEFDNNLWRVVEFQHVKPGKGGAFVRSKLKNLRTGANQEKTFRSTEKVEKAIIDTKSMQYLYADGDNHVFMDTETYEQLELPAAQIQDELKFLKENMQVSIMMFGSETLGVELPKTVDLAVAATEPGVRGDTSSGGTKPATLETGLVVQVPFFINEGDVLTINTSDSTYISRA; encoded by the coding sequence ATGTTATCAGTTAATGATTTTAAAAACGGCTTAACAATTGAATTTGACAACAACCTATGGCGAGTGGTTGAATTCCAACATGTTAAACCAGGTAAGGGTGGCGCTTTTGTCCGCTCAAAACTTAAGAATTTAAGAACCGGTGCTAACCAAGAAAAGACATTCCGGTCAACTGAAAAAGTTGAAAAAGCAATTATTGATACAAAATCAATGCAATATCTTTATGCAGATGGCGACAACCATGTCTTCATGGATACAGAAACTTATGAACAATTGGAATTACCAGCAGCACAAATTCAAGATGAATTAAAATTCTTGAAGGAAAACATGCAAGTTTCAATCATGATGTTTGGGAGTGAAACCTTAGGGGTTGAACTACCTAAGACGGTTGATTTAGCAGTTGCCGCAACCGAACCAGGTGTGCGTGGCGATACATCTTCGGGTGGTACCAAACCAGCAACACTAGAAACAGGCTTAGTGGTTCAAGTACCATTCTTCATTAACGAAGGCGATGTATTAACAATTAATACATCAGATAGTACTTACATTTCGCGTGCCTAA